In Nostoc sp. UHCC 0926, a single genomic region encodes these proteins:
- a CDS encoding ABC transporter permease — protein sequence MNFKKNQISKIEELHRLRGNWLQPLILLAPSGIWLLLLLVLPTLIIFELSLVADIRPGDLVNPNGFKNYIRIFDPLYVQVIGRSLFFAFGTTIICLILGFPVAYWIAQIVPQRWRNLLLLGFILPLWTSSLLRSYAWITILRPTGLLNSLLSNFGLPTLELLNQSQAVFIGMSYSLLPYMVLILYASLEKLDKRLLEAAADLGANPVETFCQVTVPQILPGIAAASMLVFITGLGDFVDPELLGGASSMTAARLVYNQFLGATQNWGFGSALSMTLILLVSIAIALLIKFGEPAPKR from the coding sequence ATGAATTTTAAAAAAAATCAGATTTCCAAAATAGAAGAATTGCATCGCCTGCGAGGAAACTGGCTCCAACCTTTGATATTACTTGCACCATCTGGGATTTGGTTATTACTTTTATTGGTGCTGCCAACTTTGATAATTTTCGAGTTAAGTTTGGTTGCAGACATCCGGCCGGGAGATTTGGTCAATCCCAACGGATTCAAAAACTATATCCGAATATTTGATCCGCTTTATGTGCAAGTAATTGGGCGATCGCTATTTTTTGCGTTTGGTACTACAATAATTTGTTTAATTTTGGGCTTCCCTGTCGCCTATTGGATTGCTCAGATAGTGCCACAGCGTTGGCGAAATTTGCTGCTATTAGGCTTTATATTACCTTTGTGGACTTCCTCGTTACTTCGCTCCTATGCTTGGATTACAATTCTTCGTCCTACTGGTTTATTGAACAGTTTACTCAGCAATTTCGGCTTGCCTACTTTGGAATTACTTAACCAAAGTCAAGCTGTATTTATTGGCATGAGTTACAGCTTGTTACCCTATATGGTTTTGATTTTATATGCTTCTCTCGAAAAGCTAGACAAGCGGTTGCTAGAAGCAGCGGCTGATTTAGGTGCAAATCCGGTGGAAACTTTTTGCCAAGTAACCGTACCGCAAATTTTGCCTGGAATTGCGGCCGCTTCTATGCTTGTATTCATCACAGGCTTGGGGGATTTTGTCGATCCAGAATTACTTGGTGGTGCTTCTAGTATGACGGCGGCGCGGTTAGTCTATAACCAGTTTCTTGGAGCAACGCAAAATTGGGGATTTGGTTCAGCCTTGAGTATGACGTTAATTTTGCTTGTTAGTATTGCGATCGCGCTTTTGATTAAGTTTGGCGAACCTGCACCTAAACGCTAA
- a CDS encoding hybrid sensor histidine kinase/response regulator translates to MITDKEIREQGYIYFLAEAPELVQIIEQELFSLSEGYSTAKIHNLMRATHTIKGGAANVGLEVIKMIAHFLEDVFKALYNPNLVIDAELKTLLLQAYECLSIALNTELIGSTVNDEELLHRASSVFAQLQEKLGDAFGAESHIPTSEELGFDIVQSVFEVGVEQRLNSIAEAVNNPPNNDDFIEFLHSQAEVFLGLAESLNLPGLGEISQTILSALQANPAQVQQIAEIALADLQQAQQLVLEGDRTSGGETSPALQKLTTVANNELSRELQNNSSASTFIISEEQFYQFLTTSDNNKNESVKPTTAKFYLKVIRYIFGWFNHQMEIPKSELSLTLLVPTLERKNILNYIENWLKKFLDFVKDKKDSKSLSIYRYGIILIILFAVAKFQYSVNKDDSYISVIKILQNRINTLAQQYKKYPPITSKEKNWLDSPKLQTLLVIKEISKSQSSQTTDNLLEAIWGEEASQNIAAEIVTIQTDNSSEKLDSLTVTEQVVIDVSETAIELMPDLATQINKEIEDKSQYLQTKNFRQPSFIRVDTERLQHLNYLAGELLIYQKQRSLQDEQVKEIIEQLIQQLTRHQTTLNELRDLPLQIQNITSQQTQSFAVNFDSLEMDVYTEFHMTLHEAIEETLQLQETTESLDLLVTQAAQISDKQENLTLNIIDSLVEARMSPLGNILNRFPHMVNKLGNVHAKLVELKLTGTEVLVDKAIAEKLYDPLLHLVRNAFDHGIEAPQIRRELGKPEQGLIEICAYHQGSQTVIEVRDDGQGLNLDRIRRKASEFYAIQTEEKTRTYASNLAEPELLDLIFSPGFSTANKVSEISGRGMGLDIVRTQMHALNGSISVQFLPNQGTIFILKIPFSMTTEKLMLVQAKGVVYALLLDSIEKILIPSDQQIKQIEGKKVLHWNTDNDETMVSLRQLSKLINYNGSFLNSATSYKTSNTSDASIAKNPVLLLRRNQGTFALEVDQIIGEQELVIRPLGNAIAPPKYIYGCSSLANGNLILVIDASLLVKSSDQQTTLDIRALPIASSSNKKALPISGHTFSSTPLLAASTSTTSIETQPSYSQEPDNKSPKVVLVVDDAISLRQTLSLTLQKSGYQVIQAQNGVEALEKLQLHPEIQVVVSDLEMPRMNGFELLSNFRQYPNLAKIPVVILTSRSAEKHRQLAQELGAKAYLTKPYLEHEFLSKIKSLINSNTDDLTHLFMLANH, encoded by the coding sequence ATGATTACAGATAAGGAAATTCGTGAGCAAGGATACATCTACTTTCTGGCTGAAGCCCCAGAATTAGTACAAATTATTGAACAAGAACTATTTAGCTTATCGGAAGGTTATAGCACTGCCAAAATTCATAACTTAATGCGGGCCACTCATACAATTAAAGGTGGTGCTGCTAATGTAGGGCTAGAAGTAATTAAGATGATAGCCCATTTTTTAGAAGATGTATTTAAGGCTTTATATAACCCAAATTTGGTAATTGATGCCGAATTAAAAACACTTTTACTACAAGCTTACGAATGTCTTAGCATAGCATTAAATACCGAATTAATAGGCAGTACTGTTAATGATGAAGAACTGCTCCATCGAGCAAGTTCAGTCTTCGCACAGTTACAAGAAAAACTGGGTGATGCATTTGGTGCTGAGTCTCATATCCCCACTTCTGAGGAATTGGGGTTTGATATTGTGCAGTCCGTTTTTGAAGTAGGAGTAGAGCAACGTCTAAACAGTATTGCTGAAGCTGTTAACAATCCACCAAATAATGACGATTTTATCGAGTTCTTACACTCTCAAGCTGAGGTGTTTCTCGGTTTAGCAGAATCTCTAAATTTACCTGGATTGGGAGAAATTTCCCAAACAATTCTGTCAGCGCTGCAAGCAAACCCCGCCCAGGTGCAGCAAATTGCAGAAATTGCCCTTGCAGATTTACAACAAGCACAACAATTAGTATTAGAAGGCGATCGCACATCTGGTGGAGAAACTTCTCCAGCTTTGCAAAAACTCACGACAGTGGCAAATAATGAGTTATCTAGAGAATTGCAAAATAATTCATCTGCTAGCACATTTATTATCAGCGAAGAACAATTTTACCAGTTTCTCACTACATCTGATAACAATAAAAACGAATCTGTAAAGCCAACAACTGCCAAGTTTTATTTAAAAGTAATTCGCTACATTTTTGGTTGGTTTAATCACCAGATGGAAATCCCAAAGTCAGAACTCAGTTTGACTTTACTTGTTCCCACATTAGAAAGAAAAAATATACTTAATTATATCGAAAACTGGCTGAAAAAGTTTCTTGATTTTGTCAAAGATAAAAAAGATAGTAAAAGCCTTTCTATTTATAGATATGGGATCATTCTAATCATCTTATTTGCAGTAGCTAAGTTTCAATATTCTGTTAATAAAGATGACAGCTACATCTCAGTGATTAAAATATTACAAAATCGAATTAATACATTAGCACAACAATATAAAAAATATCCTCCTATTACTAGTAAAGAGAAAAATTGGCTTGATAGTCCCAAATTACAAACACTGCTAGTTATTAAAGAAATATCTAAATCTCAATCTTCTCAAACAACTGATAACCTACTAGAAGCAATATGGGGAGAAGAAGCTAGCCAAAATATTGCTGCTGAAATCGTGACGATCCAGACAGATAATTCTTCTGAAAAGCTTGATTCATTAACTGTCACGGAGCAGGTAGTTATAGATGTTTCTGAAACAGCTATTGAACTCATGCCTGATTTAGCTACACAAATCAACAAAGAAATAGAAGATAAATCACAGTATCTTCAAACTAAAAATTTTCGCCAACCTTCATTTATTCGAGTAGATACAGAGAGACTGCAACACCTCAATTATTTAGCAGGAGAATTGCTAATTTACCAAAAACAGCGTAGTTTACAAGATGAACAAGTCAAAGAAATAATTGAGCAATTAATACAGCAACTAACTAGACACCAAACAACTTTAAATGAATTACGTGATTTACCATTACAAATACAAAATATTACCTCACAACAAACGCAAAGTTTTGCAGTGAATTTTGACTCTTTAGAAATGGATGTATATACAGAATTTCATATGACATTGCATGAAGCAATAGAAGAGACACTGCAACTACAAGAAACCACCGAGTCTCTTGACTTACTCGTGACGCAAGCTGCTCAAATTAGTGACAAACAAGAGAATTTAACTCTTAATATTATAGATAGCTTAGTAGAAGCACGAATGTCGCCTTTGGGGAATATCCTGAATCGCTTCCCCCACATGGTAAATAAGCTGGGGAATGTTCATGCCAAACTTGTAGAATTGAAACTTACTGGTACTGAAGTACTAGTAGATAAAGCGATCGCCGAAAAGCTTTATGATCCTTTGTTACACTTAGTGCGTAATGCTTTTGACCACGGGATTGAAGCTCCGCAAATTCGCCGAGAGCTTGGTAAACCAGAACAAGGTTTAATCGAAATCTGCGCCTATCATCAGGGTAGCCAAACTGTTATCGAAGTTCGGGATGATGGTCAGGGATTGAATTTAGACAGAATTCGCAGAAAAGCTAGTGAATTTTATGCCATACAAACTGAAGAAAAAACCAGAACTTATGCTTCTAATCTGGCTGAACCTGAACTTTTAGATTTGATATTTTCACCTGGATTTTCTACAGCTAATAAAGTTAGTGAAATTTCTGGGCGCGGCATGGGTTTAGATATTGTACGGACTCAGATGCACGCACTCAATGGCTCCATTTCAGTTCAATTCTTACCCAACCAAGGAACAATATTCATCCTCAAAATTCCTTTTTCTATGACTACAGAAAAATTAATGCTAGTTCAAGCCAAAGGTGTTGTTTATGCCCTTCTTTTGGACAGCATCGAAAAAATATTGATTCCCTCGGATCAGCAGATTAAACAAATTGAAGGCAAAAAAGTCTTACATTGGAACACAGATAATGATGAGACTATGGTCAGCCTCCGTCAGCTTTCAAAGTTGATAAATTATAATGGTTCATTCCTGAATAGTGCTACTTCATACAAAACATCAAATACTTCCGACGCAAGCATAGCGAAAAATCCGGTGCTTTTATTACGACGAAATCAGGGAACATTTGCTTTAGAAGTTGACCAAATAATCGGTGAACAAGAACTAGTAATCAGACCTTTAGGAAATGCGATCGCACCGCCAAAATATATTTATGGTTGTAGTAGTTTAGCCAATGGTAATCTTATCTTAGTGATTGATGCTTCATTGCTGGTAAAATCTAGTGACCAACAAACAACACTTGATATCAGAGCGCTACCAATAGCTTCTTCGTCAAATAAAAAAGCCTTGCCGATATCAGGACATACTTTTTCATCTACACCATTACTTGCTGCATCTACTTCCACAACAAGTATAGAAACTCAACCCAGCTATTCTCAAGAGCCAGATAATAAATCACCAAAAGTTGTTTTAGTAGTAGATGACGCAATTAGTCTCCGGCAGACTCTCTCTCTGACTCTGCAAAAATCTGGCTATCAAGTAATACAAGCCCAAAATGGTGTAGAAGCTTTAGAAAAGTTACAGTTACATCCTGAAATTCAAGTTGTCGTCTCTGATTTAGAAATGCCACGAATGAATGGTTTTGAGTTGTTGAGCAATTTCCGTCAATACCCCAATTTAGCAAAAATACCTGTAGTGATTCTCACTTCTCGCAGCGCTGAAAAACATCGTCAGCTTGCCCAAGAATTGGGTGCAAAGGCTTACTTGACTAAGCCTTATTTAGAGCATGAGTTTCTCTCTAAAATTAAGAGTTTAATTAACAGTAATACAGATGATTTAACCCATTTATTTATGCTGGCAAATCATTGA
- a CDS encoding Uma2 family endonuclease: protein MLSPDLKNALPTTDELPCSDDTPVDNEDQNFLPNILLFLLNSIWANRMDWYFGVDMGVYHTTGVNPRVPVVPDAFLSVGVERKKGGKSRKSYAVWEENGIVPIFTLEMVSHTPGGEYDEKLDIYRKLGVLYYVIYNPEFWRRDQHQPFEVYKLIDGNYQLQIGEPYLMSEVGLGIGRHQAVIAGIQQEFLCWYDQQGNRYLTDAEQAQQERTRAEQERQRAEQLAQYLRSLGVDPNNLPSN from the coding sequence ATGCTCTCACCTGATCTCAAAAATGCGTTACCAACTACTGATGAACTTCCCTGTTCAGACGATACGCCAGTGGATAACGAAGACCAAAACTTTTTGCCCAACATTTTACTCTTCTTACTCAACTCTATTTGGGCAAATCGCATGGATTGGTACTTCGGAGTAGATATGGGAGTATATCACACCACAGGAGTAAATCCTAGAGTCCCTGTAGTGCCAGATGCTTTTTTAAGTGTGGGAGTAGAACGGAAAAAGGGTGGCAAATCACGCAAAAGTTACGCGGTTTGGGAAGAAAATGGGATAGTTCCAATATTCACATTAGAAATGGTATCCCACACACCAGGAGGTGAATATGACGAGAAGCTAGATATATACCGAAAACTCGGTGTATTATACTACGTAATTTATAACCCTGAGTTTTGGCGACGCGACCAACATCAACCTTTTGAAGTGTATAAGTTGATAGATGGAAACTACCAACTACAAATAGGTGAACCCTATTTGATGTCAGAGGTGGGGTTAGGTATTGGGCGACACCAAGCTGTAATTGCCGGAATACAACAGGAGTTTTTATGTTGGTATGATCAGCAAGGAAACCGCTATTTGACAGACGCAGAACAGGCACAACAGGAGCGAACGCGGGCTGAACAAGAACGGCAAAGGGCTGAACAATTAGCGCAGTATTTACGTTCTTTAGGTGTAGATCCAAATAATCTACCTAGTAATTAA